One region of Psychrobacter sp. DAB_AL43B genomic DNA includes:
- a CDS encoding cation transporter: MAIKVAQVSIENIDDAEGLDSVMTALKNITGVTEIELDTDSHTAFVRYDDTETSIHAFTAAISMVDYVTQPFPIDAPQNPRYHD; this comes from the coding sequence ATGGCGATTAAAGTTGCACAGGTAAGTATCGAAAATATCGATGACGCCGAAGGCTTAGATAGCGTGATGACGGCATTAAAAAACATCACAGGCGTTACTGAAATTGAGCTGGATACTGATAGCCATACTGCGTTTGTACGTTACGATGATACAGAAACTAGTATCCATGCTTTTACAGCGGCAATCAGCATGGTCGATTATGTCACACAGCCATTTCCTATCGATGCCCCGCAAAATCCGCGTTATCATGATTAG
- a CDS encoding IspD/TarI family cytidylyltransferase yields the protein MNTILRTPPYEPRLMNTTPNIHAMIVAAGRGSRFGASIAKQYTMLQGQTLLQHSVARLADSAYIDSCLLVVAADDSIAQTLNFALPIYYAIGGAERWQSVQAGVEAIINAGAATTDLVVIHDAARPAVPSHDIDQVIKAAMLEPYGAILATPVADTLKQAYSSSDTALLCKEPSAKAELINGCSDHHIPHAYAQKTIDRSNMWQAQTPQVFRLGQLKQVLAYVSEHKLAITDEASAFEYLKLPIRLVTGSRQNIKLTYPDDAILLAAIVTAQSQ from the coding sequence ATGAATACTATTTTACGAACGCCGCCTTATGAACCCCGTCTTATGAATACCACCCCTAATATACACGCTATGATTGTCGCTGCTGGTCGTGGTAGTCGTTTTGGCGCCTCTATTGCCAAGCAATATACGATGCTTCAAGGGCAAACATTGCTACAGCACAGTGTGGCACGACTTGCTGATAGTGCTTATATCGATAGCTGCTTATTGGTCGTGGCAGCAGATGACAGCATTGCACAGACACTAAATTTTGCGCTTCCTATTTATTATGCTATTGGCGGTGCTGAACGTTGGCAATCGGTACAGGCAGGAGTAGAGGCGATTATCAATGCAGGCGCTGCTACAACGGATTTAGTTGTAATCCATGATGCAGCGCGTCCCGCTGTGCCCAGCCATGATATCGATCAAGTCATTAAGGCGGCAATGCTAGAGCCTTACGGTGCCATCTTAGCGACACCGGTCGCTGACACTCTAAAGCAGGCGTATTCATCGTCTGACACAGCATTACTTTGCAAGGAGCCTAGCGCTAAGGCTGAGCTTATCAATGGCTGTAGCGACCATCATATCCCGCACGCTTATGCCCAAAAAACGATTGATCGCAGTAATATGTGGCAAGCACAAACGCCGCAAGTATTTCGACTCGGTCAATTGAAACAAGTATTGGCCTATGTCTCTGAGCATAAGCTTGCTATCACCGATGAAGCCAGTGCTTTTGAATACTTGAAATTGCCGATTCGTCTAGTCACAGGCAGTCGCCAAAATATTAAGCTAACTTATCCTGACGATGCGATATTGCTCGCAGCGATTGTTACTGCTCAATCACAATAA
- a CDS encoding heavy metal translocating P-type ATPase produces MNDYTRTDTHNSYDVETDIQANTTLAPHRAHLQLAIEGMTCQACASRIEKVLNKKPSVYEVSVNFAGETANVDYDPTQTTPEQVTEWVNKTGFVANLQAADSLFSQTDEDTATQYPWRLIGLWVCLLPFLVGMAGMLVGQGMAWMPPVWIQFILATIVQFGFALPFYKSAWASIKGGLANMDVLVVIGTVTIWAYSTYLWLTHGDGTLNSLLQSSHAGGHGGHGGHGVHNGPAVYFEAGVMVIAFVRTGKYLEERTKKHSLNSIDLLLSLTPDEVEQQQPNGDFHNVALKEVQVGDILRAKQGSRVATDGTVIDGSGWCVESHLTGESVPLKKEAGSELLAGALVENGSLLYRVRAKGSDTKLGDMVQALSDAQGSKANLARLADRVTAIFVPVVVTIALVTFALTWWLTGMVDTALMHAVSVLVIACPCALGLATPAAIMAGMGVAARHGVWFKDAQSLEAAGSIDTVVLDKTGTLTIGKPTIVDEVMVDKSLAVDDVLQIAASVEAHASHPLATALINAAAERHLPLLTVNDISVVKGAGIQAQIEGLGVIKVGTAEFANLTLPKLMPKVWQIASTVAISINDEPLGAFALADDLKADTPRAITALQDAGINVILMSGDKQSVVDHVAGQLGIEQAYGKMSPRDKASQIALLQTAGHKVAMAGDGVNDAPAMATADASFAMFEGTDVAQHSASARLMGESLMHIDAAQKIAQATLRNIKQNLFFAFIYNCIGIPLAAFGFLNPMIAAAAMALSSISVLMNALRLTRFKTEVELDNTVSNSNKDKKRPVKA; encoded by the coding sequence ATGAATGATTATACCCGTACCGATACCCATAATTCTTACGATGTTGAGACTGATATTCAGGCCAATACGACGCTTGCGCCGCATCGTGCGCATTTGCAACTGGCAATTGAGGGAATGACGTGTCAGGCCTGTGCCTCACGAATCGAGAAGGTACTTAATAAAAAGCCTTCGGTATATGAAGTCAGTGTGAACTTTGCAGGCGAGACCGCCAATGTAGATTATGATCCGACGCAGACAACGCCAGAGCAGGTGACGGAGTGGGTCAATAAGACCGGCTTTGTGGCCAATTTACAGGCAGCTGATAGTTTGTTTTCACAGACGGATGAGGATACAGCAACTCAGTATCCGTGGCGCTTGATTGGATTGTGGGTTTGTTTGCTGCCATTTTTGGTGGGTATGGCAGGCATGCTTGTTGGTCAAGGTATGGCATGGATGCCACCGGTTTGGATTCAGTTCATACTAGCGACGATTGTGCAATTTGGTTTCGCATTACCGTTTTATAAGAGTGCTTGGGCGTCAATCAAGGGCGGTCTTGCCAATATGGACGTCCTAGTCGTCATCGGCACGGTGACTATTTGGGCGTATTCGACTTATCTATGGCTGACGCATGGCGATGGCACTTTGAACAGCCTATTGCAGAGTAGTCACGCTGGCGGTCATGGCGGTCATGGCGGTCATGGCGTTCATAATGGCCCTGCCGTTTATTTTGAAGCAGGCGTGATGGTCATTGCTTTTGTACGGACAGGTAAATATCTTGAAGAGCGTACCAAAAAGCACAGTTTAAACAGCATTGATTTACTATTATCGCTGACACCAGACGAAGTCGAGCAGCAGCAGCCAAATGGTGACTTCCATAATGTGGCTCTTAAAGAAGTACAAGTGGGTGATATCTTACGCGCTAAGCAAGGTAGCCGAGTCGCAACCGATGGAACCGTTATCGATGGTAGTGGTTGGTGTGTGGAAAGCCATTTAACGGGAGAGTCCGTACCCCTTAAAAAAGAAGCTGGTAGCGAGCTGCTGGCAGGTGCCTTGGTCGAAAACGGTAGCTTACTATACCGTGTACGTGCCAAAGGCAGCGATACTAAGCTGGGTGACATGGTACAAGCGCTCAGCGACGCACAAGGCTCAAAAGCCAATTTGGCTCGTCTTGCCGATAGAGTAACGGCGATCTTTGTGCCAGTTGTTGTGACCATTGCCTTGGTTACCTTTGCGTTGACGTGGTGGCTGACAGGTATGGTCGATACCGCCTTGATGCATGCAGTATCAGTATTAGTGATTGCTTGTCCGTGTGCGCTTGGTTTGGCAACGCCAGCGGCTATCATGGCTGGAATGGGTGTCGCTGCTCGGCATGGTGTTTGGTTTAAAGATGCCCAAAGTCTTGAGGCTGCAGGTAGTATTGATACCGTTGTCTTGGATAAGACAGGTACATTAACCATTGGTAAGCCTACTATCGTTGATGAAGTGATGGTTGATAAGTCACTTGCTGTTGATGATGTATTACAAATAGCAGCGAGCGTTGAAGCGCATGCCAGTCATCCGCTCGCTACTGCGCTGATCAATGCTGCCGCAGAGCGTCATTTGCCATTATTGACCGTTAATGATATTAGCGTAGTAAAGGGTGCGGGTATACAGGCACAAATTGAAGGGCTTGGGGTTATAAAGGTCGGTACCGCAGAGTTTGCTAACCTCACTTTACCTAAGTTGATGCCAAAAGTATGGCAAATTGCTAGTACCGTGGCGATTAGTATTAACGATGAGCCGCTGGGTGCTTTTGCCTTAGCTGATGATTTAAAAGCGGATACGCCACGAGCAATTACTGCGCTACAAGATGCTGGCATCAATGTGATTTTGATGAGCGGTGATAAACAATCTGTCGTCGACCATGTGGCAGGACAACTGGGTATTGAACAAGCTTATGGTAAGATGAGCCCGCGTGACAAAGCCAGCCAAATTGCTTTATTGCAAACGGCTGGACATAAGGTTGCTATGGCAGGGGATGGTGTTAACGACGCGCCAGCGATGGCGACCGCTGATGCTAGCTTTGCGATGTTTGAAGGTACCGATGTCGCACAGCATAGCGCCTCTGCACGCTTGATGGGTGAGTCGCTCATGCATATTGATGCGGCACAAAAAATTGCCCAAGCAACGCTACGCAATATCAAGCAAAACCTGTTTTTTGCCTTTATCTATAATTGCATTGGTATTCCGCTTGCCGCTTTTGGTTTTTTAAATCCTATGATTGCTGCTGCTGCTATGGCGCTAAGCTCCATTTCGGTATTGATGAATGCGCTACGCTTAACGCGGTTTAAAACCGAGGTTGAGCTAGACAATACGGTATCTAACTCTAATAAGGATAAAAAGCGTCCAGTGAAAGCTTAG
- a CDS encoding FtsB family cell division protein, translating to MKYFSQFILLALAVAVLLGLQYQYWLGENGRFEHNKLLTQVEEQQRLNDNQVLANNLLRTDVNDLKTGLEAVEEHARLDLGLIKPNETFVQVSTAPTTHSRY from the coding sequence ATGAAATACTTTAGCCAATTTATACTACTTGCTTTAGCCGTTGCCGTGCTGTTAGGACTGCAATATCAATATTGGCTGGGTGAAAATGGTCGATTTGAGCATAATAAGCTCCTGACTCAGGTTGAAGAGCAGCAACGCTTAAATGACAACCAAGTATTAGCAAATAACTTATTGCGTACGGACGTAAATGATTTAAAGACAGGTCTTGAGGCTGTAGAAGAACATGCTCGTTTAGATTTAGGCTTGATTAAGCCAAATGAAACCTTTGTACAAGTATCAACGGCACCAACCACACACAGTCGTTATTAA
- a CDS encoding porin, whose translation MKKLLLATAIAALSVSAANAAPTIYGKGFLTLDLNTGDVDTTTTTYNVDGSVNNVVKSSEDADGRSQLNSNASRIGLKGSEALTANTDLLYQLEYGIDIDAGDRFVDAAGGGRMEKSDQFYSRDTYLGVKNAQYGTLLAGRLTAIDDYVNFANVTQGGVLGGDAVLASFDGPRTNNTFNYFTPSINGMQFMAMYAMDEDNGTDTLGRDAFGLGGKYETGPMNVGATYIQAGDFKVARVSGNYAINPAITLGALYQNTDFDSDDNENAFTISGEMATATPWTAYAQGDFVNNVGGADDAEAFRAVVGGKYAINKATTGHLYGAYLSSESTVTATRVKVENEFDGFGLGGGIEYKF comes from the coding sequence ATGAAAAAACTACTTCTAGCTACAGCAATTGCTGCTCTATCTGTATCTGCAGCCAACGCAGCTCCTACTATTTATGGTAAAGGTTTTTTAACTTTAGATTTGAATACTGGCGACGTTGATACAACGACAACGACTTATAACGTTGATGGAAGTGTTAATAATGTTGTCAAAAGTTCAGAAGACGCAGACGGTCGTAGCCAGTTAAACTCAAATGCTTCACGTATTGGCTTAAAAGGCTCAGAAGCTTTAACCGCTAATACCGATCTTCTTTACCAACTTGAATATGGTATCGATATAGATGCTGGCGATCGTTTTGTAGATGCAGCCGGTGGCGGCCGTATGGAAAAATCAGATCAGTTTTATTCTCGTGATACTTACCTTGGTGTGAAAAATGCACAATATGGTACTTTACTTGCTGGTCGTTTGACTGCGATTGATGACTACGTTAACTTTGCTAACGTTACCCAAGGTGGCGTACTAGGTGGCGATGCTGTACTTGCTAGCTTTGACGGCCCACGTACTAACAATACTTTCAACTACTTTACTCCTAGCATCAATGGCATGCAGTTCATGGCAATGTACGCAATGGACGAAGATAACGGTACTGATACACTAGGTCGTGATGCATTCGGTCTTGGTGGTAAATACGAAACAGGTCCAATGAATGTTGGTGCTACATATATCCAAGCTGGTGACTTTAAAGTGGCTCGTGTAAGTGGTAACTATGCAATTAACCCAGCTATCACATTAGGTGCTTTGTATCAAAATACTGACTTTGATAGTGATGATAACGAAAATGCATTTACTATCAGTGGTGAAATGGCAACTGCTACTCCTTGGACTGCCTATGCCCAAGGTGATTTCGTAAACAACGTTGGTGGTGCTGACGACGCTGAAGCTTTCCGTGCTGTTGTAGGTGGCAAATACGCTATCAACAAAGCAACGACTGGTCACCTATACGGCGCCTATTTAAGCTCAGAGTCTACAGTAACGGCAACTCGTGTAAAAGTTGAGAACGAGTTTGATGGCTTTGGTCTTGGTGGTGGTATCGAATACAAATTCTAA
- a CDS encoding heavy-metal-associated domain-containing protein, with protein MANQTRIIKIDGMTCGGCVASVHNATADIDGLDDISIELADNQATVTFDDSKTSVETIAAAIDDAGFDATVANA; from the coding sequence ATGGCAAACCAAACACGTATTATTAAAATTGACGGCATGACTTGTGGCGGCTGTGTGGCAAGTGTCCATAACGCAACCGCAGATATCGATGGTTTAGACGATATTAGTATCGAGCTTGCTGATAATCAAGCAACAGTAACCTTTGATGATAGCAAGACCAGTGTAGAGACGATTGCTGCTGCTATTGATGATGCGGGCTTCGATGCCACCGTTGCCAACGCTTAA
- the eno gene encoding phosphopyruvate hydratase: MYAEETNNVTAIKDIRAREILDSRGNPTIEADVILADGTIGRAAVPSGASTGSREAVEIRDGDKDRYMGKGVRKAVANVNSQIRSALMDKDVSEQQNIDDTMIALDGTDNKDNLGANAILAVSLAAAKAAAQSQSLPLHQYIANLRNQTSLTMPVPMMNILNGGEHADNTVDIQEFMIEPVGFTSFSEALRAGTEIFHSLKSVLKSQGLSTSVGDEGGFAPNLRSNEEAITVIMQAIEQVGYKAGEDIHLALDCAATEFYKDGKYILAGEGNKAFDSQGFSDYLVGLARQYPIISIEDGLDESDWDGWKYLTEQIGDKVQLVGDDLFVTNPAILQEGIDKHIANAILIKFNQIGTLSETLDAIYLAKKNGYATIISHRSGETEDSTIADLAVGTAAGQIKTGSLCRSDRVAKYNQLLRIEQQVRASYRGREEFIGLRG; this comes from the coding sequence ATGTACGCTGAAGAAACCAACAACGTCACCGCAATTAAAGACATTCGCGCTCGTGAGATTTTAGACTCGCGCGGTAACCCAACGATTGAAGCCGATGTTATCTTAGCGGATGGCACTATTGGACGTGCCGCCGTACCAAGTGGCGCATCAACTGGCTCACGCGAAGCCGTTGAGATCCGTGATGGTGACAAAGATCGCTATATGGGTAAAGGCGTCAGAAAAGCAGTTGCCAATGTCAATAGCCAAATCCGTAGCGCTTTAATGGATAAGGACGTTAGTGAGCAGCAGAACATCGATGACACTATGATTGCGTTGGATGGTACGGACAACAAAGATAACCTTGGTGCCAATGCCATACTTGCGGTCTCACTTGCTGCCGCAAAAGCTGCCGCGCAGTCGCAAAGCTTACCGCTGCATCAATATATTGCCAATTTGCGTAATCAGACTTCGTTGACGATGCCTGTGCCAATGATGAACATCTTAAATGGTGGCGAGCATGCGGATAACACGGTTGATATTCAAGAGTTTATGATTGAGCCGGTTGGTTTTACCAGCTTTTCAGAAGCGCTACGTGCCGGTACTGAGATTTTTCACAGCTTAAAGTCTGTTCTAAAATCACAAGGTTTAAGTACTTCAGTGGGTGATGAAGGCGGCTTTGCTCCTAACTTACGTAGCAATGAAGAAGCTATTACGGTTATCATGCAAGCGATTGAGCAAGTCGGTTATAAAGCAGGTGAAGACATTCATCTAGCCTTAGATTGCGCTGCTACTGAGTTCTACAAAGATGGTAAATATATCTTGGCAGGCGAAGGTAATAAAGCCTTTGATAGCCAAGGGTTCTCAGACTATCTGGTAGGATTAGCACGTCAATATCCTATTATCTCTATCGAAGACGGTCTTGATGAGTCAGATTGGGATGGCTGGAAGTATTTGACTGAGCAAATTGGCGATAAAGTCCAATTGGTCGGTGATGATTTATTTGTGACCAATCCTGCTATCTTGCAAGAAGGTATTGATAAACATATTGCCAATGCTATTTTGATTAAATTTAACCAAATCGGCACCTTATCAGAAACGCTAGATGCTATTTATCTGGCGAAGAAAAATGGCTATGCAACCATCATTTCACATCGTTCAGGTGAAACCGAAGACAGCACCATTGCTGATTTAGCGGTTGGTACTGCTGCTGGTCAAATTAAGACCGGCTCACTGTGCCGCTCAGACCGTGTTGCAAAATACAATCAGCTACTACGTATTGAGCAGCAAGTACGCGCAAGCTATCGTGGCCGTGAAGAGTTTATCGGTCTACGTGGCTAA
- a CDS encoding BLUF domain-containing protein: MSTVNDSTNPVTPDLCQLVYLSHITATGLSNASTLNDIAEIAIKHNKVDNITGILCYGNGYFFQYVEGSEQALTNLKNRLLVDDRHKDLKILDFSVLSERHFSNWSLRSITLERWMVNEPKLKAFMPFKPDSWQPNEWQQFLNILQQHYEEQQENVDIDTHPIKYSTLGLTLGKVVGQHQAFFLIQTVLGGLIVLALLWLILADKIWWGF, encoded by the coding sequence TTGTCAACGGTCAATGATTCGACCAATCCAGTAACGCCAGATCTCTGCCAGCTTGTATATCTGAGCCATATTACTGCAACTGGGCTTTCAAATGCCAGCACGCTTAACGACATTGCAGAAATCGCGATTAAGCACAACAAAGTCGATAATATTACAGGTATTCTTTGCTACGGCAACGGCTACTTTTTCCAATATGTAGAAGGTTCTGAGCAAGCATTGACCAATCTCAAAAATCGCTTATTGGTAGATGATCGCCACAAAGACCTAAAAATATTGGATTTTTCAGTACTTTCCGAGCGTCATTTTTCTAATTGGTCATTACGCTCTATTACGCTTGAGCGCTGGATGGTTAATGAGCCCAAGCTTAAAGCCTTTATGCCATTTAAGCCCGATAGCTGGCAGCCTAATGAATGGCAGCAGTTTTTAAATATTTTGCAACAGCACTACGAAGAGCAGCAAGAAAACGTCGATATTGATACCCATCCTATAAAGTATAGTACCTTAGGTTTGACGTTAGGAAAAGTAGTGGGGCAGCACCAAGCCTTCTTCTTAATTCAGACCGTATTGGGTGGGCTAATTGTATTGGCACTATTATGGTTGATATTAGCAGATAAAATTTGGTGGGGTTTCTAG
- a CDS encoding CTP synthase has protein sequence MTKFIFVTGGVVSSLGKGITAASLAAVLEARGVNVTMTKMDPYINVDPGTMSPFQHGEVFVTEDGAETDLDLGYYERFLRHSKMSKSNNFTSGRIYQNVLNKERRGEYLGGTVQVIPHITDEIKSKILASGEGYDVAIIEIGGTVGDIESLPFMEAVRQMQVELGRNRAMLMHLTLVPYIASAGETKTKPTQHSVKELRSIGLQPDILICRSDHHISQDNRRKIALFTNVEERAVIMCEDAQSIYQIPRTLHEQDLDDLICERFGLDLPEADLSDWDKVVEAQLNPEATVTVAMVGKYVELPDAYKSINEALLHAGITHKADVKIDYIDAEILESDDNLFARLNDADAILVPGGFGERGTLGKMKAITYARENKVPYLGICLGMQLAVIEYARNVLHIDANSSEFHRTAAEPIIGLITEWLDERGELQIRSDDSDLGGTMRLGAQQAELVAGSKLAQIYGSTNITERHRHRYEMNNRYIEPLEQAGMTVSGYSAKQHLVESVELADHPWFIAVQFHPEFTSSPRGGHPLFNSFVKAARTYSDSK, from the coding sequence ATGACCAAGTTTATATTTGTGACCGGTGGGGTAGTGTCCTCACTAGGAAAAGGTATCACCGCTGCTTCTCTTGCTGCCGTCTTAGAAGCCCGTGGCGTAAACGTGACGATGACCAAAATGGATCCGTATATCAACGTCGATCCAGGTACAATGAGCCCGTTCCAGCATGGTGAAGTATTCGTGACCGAAGATGGCGCGGAGACCGATTTGGACTTGGGTTATTATGAGCGTTTTTTACGCCATTCAAAAATGAGCAAGAGTAACAACTTCACCAGTGGTCGTATTTATCAGAACGTCTTGAACAAAGAGCGTCGCGGCGAATATCTCGGTGGTACGGTGCAGGTAATTCCACACATCACTGATGAGATTAAGAGTAAAATTCTTGCCAGTGGCGAAGGCTATGATGTTGCCATTATCGAGATTGGTGGTACGGTTGGTGATATCGAGTCGTTACCATTTATGGAAGCGGTACGTCAAATGCAAGTAGAGCTAGGCCGCAATAGAGCCATGCTGATGCATTTAACGCTAGTGCCTTATATCGCTAGTGCGGGTGAAACAAAAACTAAGCCTACCCAGCACTCAGTAAAAGAGCTGCGGTCTATCGGCTTGCAGCCTGATATCTTAATTTGCCGCTCTGATCATCATATCTCCCAAGACAACCGCCGTAAGATCGCGCTATTTACCAACGTCGAAGAGCGTGCAGTCATTATGTGTGAAGATGCCCAAAGCATTTATCAGATACCGCGTACCTTGCATGAGCAAGATCTTGATGATTTAATCTGTGAGCGTTTTGGTCTTGATTTACCAGAAGCTGACTTGAGCGATTGGGATAAAGTGGTCGAAGCGCAGTTGAATCCTGAAGCGACCGTGACGGTTGCGATGGTTGGTAAATACGTCGAGCTACCTGATGCGTATAAGTCTATCAACGAAGCCTTGCTTCATGCTGGTATCACTCATAAAGCCGACGTCAAAATCGACTATATCGATGCTGAGATTTTAGAGAGTGATGATAATTTATTTGCACGTCTTAATGATGCTGATGCTATTTTGGTGCCAGGCGGTTTCGGTGAGCGCGGTACGCTGGGCAAGATGAAGGCCATTACTTATGCGCGCGAAAATAAAGTGCCATATCTAGGCATCTGTCTTGGTATGCAGCTGGCAGTGATTGAATACGCCCGTAATGTACTACATATCGATGCCAACTCTTCTGAGTTCCATCGCACGGCGGCTGAGCCTATCATTGGCTTGATTACTGAATGGTTAGATGAGCGTGGCGAATTGCAGATTCGTAGTGATGACTCCGACCTTGGCGGTACGATGCGTTTAGGTGCTCAGCAAGCCGAATTGGTTGCTGGTAGTAAGCTTGCCCAAATCTATGGCTCAACCAATATCACTGAGCGTCATCGCCATCGTTATGAGATGAATAACCGCTACATCGAACCATTAGAACAAGCAGGTATGACGGTATCTGGTTATTCTGCCAAGCAACATCTGGTAGAGTCGGTCGAATTGGCGGATCATCCTTGGTTTATCGCCGTACAGTTCCATCCGGAATTTACCAGCTCACCGCGTGGTGGTCATCCATTGTTCAATAGCTTTGTCAAAGCAGCAAGAACTTATAGCGATAGTAAATAA
- the kdsA gene encoding 3-deoxy-8-phosphooctulonate synthase: MENLLTAQSHIQLNTPNNNTINIGNDQPFVLFGGMNVLESKELAFEIAEQYVEICQRLGIGYVFKASFDKANRSSLHSYRGPGLEKGIDWLGQIKEKYQVPIITDVHEPYQAAPVAEVADIIQLPAFLSRQTDLVHAMAKTDAIINIKKAQFLAPHEMRHIVNKCLEGGNDKLILCERGSAFGYNNLVVDMLGFDTMKQMDIPVFFDVTHSLQQPGARSDSAGGRREQITTLARAGMATGLAGLFLEAHPSPETAKCDGPCALRMNQLEPFLRQLKQIDDLVKGFEVLDTH; encoded by the coding sequence ATGGAAAATTTATTAACCGCACAATCACATATTCAACTTAATACCCCTAATAACAATACTATCAACATCGGTAATGATCAGCCGTTTGTCTTATTTGGTGGGATGAATGTTTTAGAATCTAAAGAATTGGCATTTGAGATTGCTGAGCAGTACGTTGAGATATGCCAGCGCTTAGGGATTGGCTATGTTTTTAAAGCCAGCTTTGATAAAGCCAATCGCTCCAGCCTGCATTCGTATCGCGGCCCTGGACTAGAGAAGGGCATCGACTGGCTTGGGCAAATCAAAGAAAAATACCAAGTACCTATTATTACCGATGTGCACGAGCCGTATCAAGCGGCACCAGTCGCTGAAGTTGCTGATATTATTCAGCTGCCTGCGTTTTTATCGCGTCAGACTGATTTGGTACACGCGATGGCGAAGACAGATGCGATTATTAATATTAAAAAAGCCCAGTTTTTAGCACCACATGAGATGCGTCATATCGTTAATAAGTGTCTTGAGGGCGGTAACGATAAGCTTATCCTCTGTGAGCGTGGTAGCGCCTTTGGTTATAATAATCTGGTGGTCGATATGCTGGGTTTTGATACCATGAAGCAAATGGATATTCCGGTATTTTTTGATGTGACGCATAGCTTGCAGCAGCCGGGTGCGCGTAGCGATAGTGCTGGCGGACGCCGTGAGCAGATCACAACGCTTGCCCGCGCAGGTATGGCAACAGGATTGGCAGGGCTGTTTTTAGAAGCGCATCCAAGCCCAGAAACGGCAAAGTGTGATGGTCCTTGTGCGCTACGTATGAACCAACTAGAGCCGTTTTTACGTCAGCTTAAACAGATTGATGATTTGGTCAAAGGCTTTGAAGTATTAGATACTCATTAA
- the rnt gene encoding ribonuclease T, with translation MTTQNDAALPKDNLSNNVEDHLDVAPSISTENTATKEPAPMSLKDRFRKFLPVVVDVETAGFNAQTDALLEIACIPVLLNEQGVFYPGEAFNAHIEPFEGANLEPSALAFTGIDPNNPLRKAIAEDEKTALRRIFKGLKEVRRAEDCRQCVLIGHNAHFDLAFLNAAVLRTNNKTHNPFHNFSVFDTVTLSALAFGQTVLARACKAAGLDFDGNDAHSALYDTQKTAELFCHILNSYPMLSNALHAPAVEEASNEDTLNNN, from the coding sequence ATGACCACTCAAAATGATGCCGCCTTACCTAAAGATAATTTATCCAACAATGTAGAAGACCACCTCGATGTTGCGCCAAGTATTTCTACTGAAAACACCGCAACAAAAGAACCAGCGCCCATGAGCTTAAAAGATCGTTTTCGTAAGTTTCTACCTGTCGTCGTTGATGTTGAAACCGCAGGCTTTAACGCGCAAACCGATGCGTTATTAGAAATTGCTTGTATTCCTGTGCTACTTAATGAGCAAGGCGTATTTTATCCAGGTGAGGCTTTCAATGCGCATATCGAACCTTTTGAAGGCGCAAATCTTGAGCCAAGCGCGCTGGCTTTTACCGGTATAGATCCAAACAATCCACTACGTAAAGCGATTGCTGAAGATGAGAAAACCGCCCTTCGCCGTATTTTTAAAGGTTTAAAAGAAGTACGCCGTGCTGAAGACTGCCGTCAATGTGTTTTAATTGGACATAATGCGCACTTCGATTTGGCATTCTTAAATGCCGCGGTCTTACGTACCAATAATAAAACCCACAATCCTTTTCATAACTTCTCAGTCTTTGATACCGTGACCTTATCAGCACTCGCATTTGGACAGACGGTGCTTGCACGCGCCTGTAAAGCGGCAGGGCTTGATTTTGATGGCAATGACGCTCACTCAGCGCTATATGACACACAAAAGACTGCTGAGCTGTTTTGTCACATTCTTAACTCTTATCCTATGCTGAGCAATGCTTTACATGCACCGGCCGTTGAAGAAGCATCGAATGAAGACACATTAAACAATAACTAA